A genomic segment from Takifugu rubripes chromosome 20, fTakRub1.2, whole genome shotgun sequence encodes:
- the LOC101078868 gene encoding BMP/retinoic acid-inducible neural-specific protein 3-like — translation MALWGLISLSLHCWVCLRSTVAAAAAATTSLPSDKPGGPLDWLLSDKGPFHHSPEYIDFVEKNRQGFSTRYKIYREFGRWKVSNLAVERRDFLESPLPLTPEFIRNIRLLGRRPTTQMITDNLIRKYGTHFLLSATLGGEEALTIFVDKRKLSKKAEVSDYAGNSSTVTLEALHQLAASYFIDRESTLRKLHHIQIASTAIKVTETRTGPLGCSNYDNLDSVSSVLVQSPENKVQLQGLQLILPVYLREGFVQAALSYIACNGEGEFDCKDNDCWCKCDPKFPQCNCPYMDIQAMEESLQRITETWGVLYKDFEESDEFKAFYTRLPQNYFLNVSTIQHLWSLDPGFQWRYEQLEASMRLLSRRAQRVIFKLFSLSKRCSRQPQIHLPRERSQSYWLSHFQSLLYCSENNQLGDFSEELHSCSCQYEHSPCQLPPPCSVGEGSACAGCAPDNQTRCGSCNPGFALTQGICRPMVADSTENYLGFETDLQDLELGYLLQRADRRLEVHAIFISNDMRLNSWFDPSWRKRMLLTLKSNKYKSNMVHMLLGLSLQICLTKNSTLEPVLTLYINPFGGSHSESWYIPVNENNFPDWKATKLDLPFECYNWTLTLGNKWKTFFETIHIYLRSRIKTQDGLNDSVYYEPLEVTDPARNLGYMKINSIQVFGYSMHFDPEAIRDLILQLDYPYTQGSQDTAMLQLLEIRDRVNRLSPPGQQRLDLFACLLRHRLKLTASEVVRIHASIQAFSSRLPNSVDYDTTKLCS, via the exons GGAATTTGGGAGATGGAAGGTCAGCAACTTGGCCGTGGAAAGGAGAGATTTCTTGGAGTCTCCTTTGCCTCTGACTCCCGAGTTCATCAGGAACATCCGTCTCCTGGGCCGCAGGCCCACCACCCAGATGATCACTGACAATCTGATCAGGAAGTACgggacccacttcctgttgtcagcAACATTGGGAG gagAAGAGGCCTTAACAATCTTTGTGGACAAGAGGAAGCTGAGTAAGAAGGCAGAGGTGAGCGACTACGCTGGGAATTCCTCCACCGTGACTCTGGAAGCTCTGCACCAGCTGGCTGCCTCCTACTTCATCGACAGAGAAAGCACCCTGCGCAAACTCCACCACATCCAGATCGCCTCCACCGCCATCAAG GTGACAGAGACCCGCACCGGCCCTCTCGGATGCAGTAACTATGACAACCTTGACTCCGTGAGCTCCGTCTTGGTTCAGAGCCCTGAAAATAAAGTCCAGCTCCAAG GGTTGCAGCTGATCCTCCCAGTTTACCTGAGAGAAGGTTTTGTGCAGGCTGCCCTCAGCTATATAGCCTGCAACGGCGAGGGCGAGTTCGACTGCAAGGACAACGACTGCTGGTGCAAATGTGACCCCAAGTTCCCGCAGTGCAACTGCCCGTACATGGACATCCAAGCCATGGAGGAGAGCCTGCAGAGGATCACGGAGACGTGGGGGGTGCTCTACAAAGACTTCGAAGAGTCAG ATGAATTCAAGGCGTTTTACACAAGGCTGCCCCAGAACTACTTCCTGAATGTGTCGACCATCCAGCACCTGTGGTCACTGGACCCCGGGTTCCAGTGGCGGTACGAGCAGCTGGAGGCCAGCATGCGTCTCCTGTCCAGGCGAGCTCAGAGAGTCATCTTCAAGCTGTTTAGCCTCAGTAAAAGATGCAGCCGGCAGCCTCAAATCCACCTACCCAGAGAACG CTCTCAGTCCTACTGGCTGAGCCATTTCCAGTCTCTGCTGTATTGCTCAGAGAACAACCAACTGGGGGACTTCTCCGAGGagctccacagctgcagctgccagTATGAACACAGCCCCTGTCAGCTGCCGCCACCCTGCTCCGTCGGGGAGGGTTCCGCCTGCGCCGGGTGCGCGCCAGACAACCAGACCCGCTGTGGGAGCTGCAACCCGGGCTTCGCTCTGACTCAGGGCATCTGCAGACCCATGGTGGCCGACTCTACAGAGAACTACCTGGGGTTTGAGACCGACCTCCAGGATTTGGAGCTTGGCTACCTGCTGCAGCGAGCCGACCGGAGACTGGAG gtCCACGCTATCTTCATCAGCAATGACATGCGACTCAACAGCTGGTTTGACCcgtcctggaggaagaggatgctgcTGACACTGAAAAGCAACAAGTACAAGTCCAACATGGTCCACATGCTGCTGGGGCTCTCTCTCCAGATCTGCCTTACCAAGAACAGCACCCTGGAGCCTGTCCTGACTCTCTACATCAATCCGTTCGGGGGGAGCCACTCAGAGAGCTGGTACATCCCTGTCAACGAGAACAACTTTCCCGACTGGAAAGCTACAAAGTTGGACCTCCCCTTCGAATGCTACAATTGGACACTGACGCTTGGCAACAAGTGGAAGACCTTCTTTGAAACCATTCACATTTATCTTCGGAGTCGAATAAAAACTCAAGACGGCCTGAACGACAGCGTTTACTATGAGCCTTTGGAAGTGACCGATCCTGCACGGAACCTTGGCTACATGAAGATCAACAGCATCCAGGTCTTTGGCTACAGCATGCACTTTGACCCCGAGGCGATCCGTGACCTCATTTTGCAGCTGGACTACCCGTACACCCAGGGGTCCCAAGACACGGCCATGCTTCAGCTTTTGGAAATACGAGACAGGGTCAACCGGTTGTCCCCGCCAGGTCAGCAGAGGTTGGACCTCTTCGCTTGTCTCTTACGGCATCGGTTGAAACTGACCGCCAGCGAGGTGGTTCGCATCCACGCGTCCATACAGGCCTTCAGCTCACGTCTGCCAAACTCTGTGGACTATGACACCACCAAGCTTTGCAGTTAA